One window from the genome of Pseudanabaena yagii GIHE-NHR1 encodes:
- the secA gene encoding preprotein translocase subunit SecA gives MFNLKNLIGDPNKRKLDKLRPDVALINSLAPELAALSDRELQAKTGEFKQRIEKGETLDDLLPEAFAVVREAATRVLGLRHYDVQMLGGMVLHRGEIAEMKTGEGKTLVATLPSYLNALTGKGVHVVTVNDYLARRDAEWMGQVHRFLGMSVGLIQNSMEPIERRKNYNCDITYATNSELGFDYLRDNMATSIEEVVQRPFNFCVIDEVDSILIDEARTPLIISGMVERPTEKYLGAVTIAAQLEKETHYEVDEKQRNVVMTDEGFELAENLLGVKDLFDQQDPWAHYVFNALKAKELFLRDVNYIVRDGEVIIVDEFTGRVMPGRRWSDGLHQAIEAKEGVPIENETQTLATITYQNFFLLYPKLGGMTGTAKTEEAELGKIYNLEVTTMPTNRKSGRGDWSDVVYKTEAAKWRAVAEECREMHETGRPVLVGTTSVEKSEVLSRLLSEKEIPHNLLNAKPENVEREAEIVAQAGRKGSVTIATNMAGRGTDIILGGNADYMARLKVRENFMPQIVRPEDDDDFTNEGQRMFSDRPQKGQGFGSTSEGKKKKTWKVSDSLFPCELSKDAQAQLKDAVEFAVEKLGRMSQSELEAEDMLAVASEKAPTDDPVIQKLRDAFTLIKREYEAVTDAEHEEVTKLGGLHVIGTERHESRRVDNQLRGRCGRQGDPGSTRFFLSLEDNLMRIFAGDRVAGLMNAFRVEEDMPISSGMLTSALENAQKKVETYYYDIRKQVFEYDEVMNNQRRAIYAERRRVLEGENLRDRVIEYAERTMDDIVNAYVNPELPPEEWNLTAMVKKVREFVNLLQDLEPEQLDDMFLPEMQAFLREEVRRAYEIKEAQVEALQAGLMRQAERFFILQRIDSLWRDHLQAMEALRESVGLRGYGQKDPLIEYKSEGYEIFLDMMTQIRRDVVYSLFEFDPRPKQQPETIEAEFV, from the coding sequence ATGTTTAACCTAAAAAACCTGATTGGCGATCCTAACAAGCGCAAACTCGACAAACTCCGTCCCGACGTGGCACTCATCAACTCCCTTGCCCCAGAGTTAGCGGCGCTAAGTGATCGCGAATTGCAAGCAAAAACGGGAGAGTTTAAACAACGCATAGAAAAAGGTGAAACCCTTGACGATTTATTGCCCGAAGCCTTTGCTGTCGTGCGTGAAGCTGCTACGCGCGTTTTAGGATTGCGGCATTACGATGTACAAATGCTTGGTGGCATGGTTTTGCACCGTGGTGAAATCGCGGAAATGAAAACAGGGGAAGGTAAAACCCTTGTGGCAACATTGCCTAGCTATCTTAATGCCCTTACAGGTAAGGGTGTCCATGTCGTTACAGTTAATGACTACCTTGCACGTCGTGACGCGGAATGGATGGGACAAGTCCATCGATTTTTGGGAATGTCAGTTGGCTTGATCCAAAACTCAATGGAGCCAATCGAGCGTCGCAAAAACTATAACTGTGATATCACCTACGCCACCAATAGCGAATTGGGCTTTGACTACCTGCGCGATAACATGGCAACCAGCATCGAAGAAGTGGTGCAACGTCCCTTTAACTTTTGTGTTATTGACGAAGTAGACTCAATCCTGATTGACGAAGCCCGTACACCACTGATTATTTCGGGTATGGTAGAGCGTCCTACCGAGAAATATTTGGGCGCGGTGACGATCGCTGCACAATTAGAAAAGGAAACCCACTACGAAGTTGATGAAAAGCAACGTAACGTAGTCATGACCGATGAAGGGTTTGAACTTGCTGAAAATTTACTAGGGGTTAAGGATTTATTTGACCAGCAAGATCCTTGGGCACACTATGTATTTAATGCACTTAAAGCTAAGGAACTATTCCTGCGGGACGTAAATTACATTGTTCGTGACGGGGAAGTAATTATTGTGGACGAGTTCACAGGGCGCGTCATGCCCGGTCGTCGTTGGAGTGATGGTTTGCATCAAGCGATCGAAGCTAAGGAAGGCGTACCGATCGAAAATGAAACCCAAACCCTCGCGACCATCACCTATCAAAACTTCTTCCTGCTTTATCCCAAATTGGGGGGAATGACAGGTACTGCGAAAACTGAAGAAGCCGAGCTTGGCAAAATCTATAACCTCGAAGTGACTACTATGCCCACTAATCGAAAGAGTGGACGGGGTGACTGGTCGGACGTGGTTTACAAAACCGAAGCAGCAAAATGGCGCGCCGTTGCTGAAGAATGTCGTGAAATGCATGAAACAGGGCGACCTGTTCTTGTGGGAACTACTAGTGTTGAGAAATCGGAAGTTCTCTCGCGTCTGTTAAGTGAGAAAGAAATTCCTCACAACTTGCTGAATGCGAAGCCTGAAAATGTGGAACGGGAAGCAGAAATCGTGGCTCAGGCAGGTCGTAAAGGATCGGTGACGATCGCCACGAACATGGCTGGTCGTGGTACAGACATCATTCTTGGTGGTAATGCTGACTATATGGCGCGTTTGAAGGTGCGGGAAAATTTCATGCCGCAGATTGTACGTCCTGAAGATGATGACGACTTTACCAATGAAGGTCAACGCATGTTTAGCGATCGCCCTCAAAAGGGTCAAGGTTTTGGTAGTACGAGCGAAGGTAAAAAGAAGAAGACTTGGAAAGTTTCCGATAGTCTATTCCCCTGTGAACTTTCTAAGGATGCCCAAGCCCAACTCAAGGACGCGGTCGAATTTGCTGTCGAGAAATTAGGCAGAATGAGTCAGTCCGAGTTAGAAGCTGAAGATATGCTAGCCGTAGCTTCTGAAAAAGCACCTACCGATGATCCAGTCATTCAAAAGCTGCGTGATGCCTTTACGTTAATTAAGCGTGAATACGAAGCTGTCACCGATGCTGAACATGAAGAGGTAACTAAACTTGGTGGCTTACATGTGATCGGTACTGAACGCCATGAATCCCGTCGTGTTGATAACCAATTGCGCGGTCGTTGTGGTCGCCAAGGTGACCCCGGCTCAACGAGATTTTTCCTCAGCCTCGAAGACAACTTGATGCGGATTTTTGCAGGCGATCGCGTGGCAGGTTTGATGAATGCCTTCCGCGTCGAAGAAGATATGCCCATCAGTTCAGGAATGCTCACCAGCGCTCTCGAAAATGCTCAGAAGAAAGTCGAAACTTACTACTACGACATTCGGAAGCAAGTGTTTGAGTACGATGAAGTGATGAACAATCAGCGTCGTGCGATTTACGCCGAGCGTCGTCGGGTGCTAGAGGGTGAAAACCTACGCGATCGCGTAATCGAGTATGCTGAGCGCACGATGGATGATATCGTCAATGCCTACGTCAACCCAGAGCTTCCTCCCGAAGAATGGAACCTTACAGCTATGGTAAAAAAGGTCAGAGAATTTGTAAATCTCCTCCAAGACCTTGAGCCAGAGCAACTAGATGATATGTTCTTGCCTGAAATGCAAGCCTTCCTCCGAGAAGAAGTCCGTCGTGCTTACGAAATCAAAGAAGCACAGGTAGAAGCATTACAAGCAGGTTTAATGCGCCAAGCCGAACGATTCTTTATCTTGCAACGGATTGACTCACTCTGGCGCGATCACCTCCAAGCGATGGAAGCTTTACGAGAGTCTGTTGGTCTACGTGGCTATGGACAAAAAGATCCTTTGATCGAATACAAGAGTGAAGGTTACGAAATCTTCCTTGATATGATGACCCAAATCCGCCGCGATGTGGTCTACTCACTATTTGAGTTTGATCCTCGCCCTAAGCAACAACCCGAAACCATCGAAGCTGAGTTTGTATAG
- a CDS encoding tetratricopeptide repeat protein, producing MSDPVSKPLTTYERYLIFVERIILNINNGKLLSKEHVYRILSDSLESGTGEIFERSLAEHSNLLQANFDAQTDTVKQAKATQSLRAMKILKDAWEQWQTNYQVQDTCTRGLQRILDAEAQDRLLALIQVLDPNHTPVFERQHLQILTELLQKTAETLADDSEAFQLRQFAIGITRGLASFDLLEGFLVSWLYESQRQVGFERTKVAGPWQIWSQQINSPLPKELFAGQALNQSAAAIAQSQRSIDISAWVELSILLRYLQNGLVRWFDQQPYDAKAGLHMTGITFVAFAMIWGELSSGFQNAQNLLERDRQYFAKICFRLSLQTLRTFAQRENFPLYGGVFASFSGESFRETINYLDQPLKEAENTQEKARILTVLGYSQAWMGQHNQAIALHQEALALAREVGDQRCEIANLNHLSRISLIQKDFSNSESQAQRAVILARQNGDRQGEANALANLGYSEVMLARQQEYVTPEEMETPINHLERGQKLSEKLNDLQNQALCWVGLGTAYVAIEQPQQAQIHLEQGLAITQQIGDRDLQALSHAYLGETFYQLNQLEYATYHACLGMYLLEQRHSKAWQQSAALVVILQGKLGSEAFSNILQQMRSQFIALIGIDGFDHLPNLIERYRQGDIKTS from the coding sequence ATGTCAGATCCCGTAAGCAAACCCCTCACTACCTATGAGCGCTACCTTATTTTCGTTGAGCGGATAATTCTCAACATAAATAATGGCAAATTGCTATCTAAAGAACATGTCTATCGCATTCTCAGTGACAGCTTAGAATCTGGCACAGGGGAAATTTTTGAGCGATCGCTTGCCGAACATAGCAATCTGTTGCAAGCAAATTTTGATGCTCAGACTGATACGGTCAAGCAAGCTAAGGCAACCCAAAGCCTGCGTGCCATGAAAATTCTCAAAGATGCTTGGGAGCAGTGGCAAACCAACTATCAAGTTCAGGATACCTGCACTAGGGGTTTACAGAGGATATTGGACGCTGAGGCGCAAGATCGCTTATTGGCTTTAATCCAAGTTCTTGACCCCAATCACACACCTGTCTTTGAACGTCAGCATCTTCAAATCCTTACGGAATTGTTGCAAAAAACTGCGGAGACATTAGCCGATGATTCGGAAGCTTTTCAATTGCGACAATTTGCGATCGGAATAACTCGCGGCTTAGCATCCTTTGACCTATTGGAAGGATTTCTCGTCAGTTGGCTCTATGAGTCACAGCGACAGGTGGGCTTTGAAAGGACAAAGGTAGCTGGTCCTTGGCAGATCTGGTCGCAACAGATTAATAGTCCATTACCCAAGGAGCTATTTGCAGGACAGGCTCTCAATCAGTCAGCAGCAGCGATCGCCCAATCGCAACGGAGCATCGATATTAGTGCTTGGGTGGAGTTATCAATTCTCTTGCGATATTTACAGAATGGGCTAGTGCGCTGGTTTGATCAGCAACCCTATGATGCAAAAGCAGGATTGCATATGACAGGTATTACCTTTGTTGCCTTTGCGATGATTTGGGGTGAACTCAGCAGTGGCTTCCAAAATGCTCAGAATTTATTAGAACGCGATCGCCAATATTTTGCCAAAATCTGCTTCCGTCTGAGTCTCCAAACTTTGCGAACCTTTGCTCAGCGTGAAAACTTTCCCCTCTATGGTGGTGTATTTGCGTCATTCTCAGGAGAAAGCTTCCGCGAAACGATTAACTATCTCGATCAACCTCTTAAGGAAGCAGAAAATACTCAAGAGAAAGCCCGTATCCTCACAGTATTAGGCTATTCCCAAGCTTGGATGGGGCAGCATAATCAGGCGATCGCACTGCATCAAGAGGCGCTAGCCCTTGCCCGTGAAGTTGGTGATCAACGCTGCGAAATTGCTAATCTCAATCATCTGAGTCGGATTAGCCTCATTCAAAAGGATTTCAGTAATAGTGAATCTCAAGCTCAGCGAGCGGTGATTTTAGCGCGGCAAAATGGAGATCGCCAAGGAGAGGCTAATGCTCTAGCAAATTTAGGCTATAGCGAAGTGATGCTGGCGCGGCAACAGGAATATGTGACTCCCGAAGAGATGGAAACACCAATCAATCATTTAGAACGTGGGCAAAAGCTATCTGAGAAATTGAATGATTTGCAAAATCAAGCTCTTTGCTGGGTAGGTTTGGGAACTGCCTATGTGGCGATCGAGCAACCACAGCAAGCTCAAATTCATTTAGAACAAGGCTTAGCCATCACTCAACAAATCGGCGATCGCGATTTACAAGCTCTCAGTCATGCCTATCTCGGTGAAACTTTCTATCAACTTAATCAACTAGAATATGCTACTTATCACGCTTGTTTAGGAATGTATTTGCTAGAGCAACGGCATAGCAAAGCATGGCAACAGTCCGCAGCTTTGGTCGTGATTTTGCAAGGGAAATTAGGCTCTGAGGCATTCTCTAATATTCTGCAACAAATGCGATCGCAGTTTATTGCTCTCATTGGTATTGATGGATTTGATCATTTGCCAAATTTAATTGAACGTTATCGACAAGGAGATATAAAAACATCTTAA
- a CDS encoding leucine-rich repeat domain-containing protein has protein sequence MSLSLVALKIFAPAIAKTLLESFHIETKLLNAVLEEVIDNTSEGVLSSVEAKKANIDQIAKQLANDIKPLFEREAQNLQRETKNAIVISVAETLIKARLSADTLAEMNFDEERLKDYLLVVYPEVLIGFSDNAKSLYRQVVDLASKRLIASAAQMQGFALSAAAVTLQRLDEVLRQLAIARELANQAADAYAKNYRRKVQEKLDKLEVFGLDRIDSLSRQQSLSMAYINLSANCPHDEDEDEKSPLMLMGDDRLEHELGNRSRRVDEAIYNCRRLVIRGSAGAGKSTLLQWIAVRAATQTFPENLHHWNCKIPFFIRLRDLVDEKVSVSGEVAKLEFPTPEEFTKFIAKNYADEMPKSWVHQYLKRGQALVLIDGVDELPRLQRQDFFEALKDLVSDFEEATFIVTSRPSGLKNMQGDEWEEWEEWVRSNGFATWTLEPMSIANIEEFVKRWHESLSPHRDEDLTQLATNLKTQLRQRPELRRLAATPLLCAMICALHRDRQENLPNARLVLYRDCIDMLLNRRDRGRRIPLDDTYPLGLDEEEKIELLQGLALKLMRLNLSTLEAERVDRHFQGELSKTRLSKNITGRQIRDLFVDRSGLLREPSVNQIDFAHRTFQEYLAGKEALADESLEELLGRATDDQWRETIILTAGLARPKERGMLLDSLINRGNSEPDKQQYLHLLAVACLETATTVDPAIREKVLSCAKAILPPKDDDEVPMFAAVGNEIIPLLKYESHYSAEEACRCINVLVQIGNSAAMLMLVDYAKARFQDDYDNYLIGQEISEGFDVFEQSAYISEVLTQVSFLMLSNPQVTDLSFLRELTQLNFLMLSNTQVTDVSPLRELTQLNILMLSNTQVTDLSPLRDLTQLKDLLLGNTQVTDLSSLSVMTQLKSLYLNHMQVTDLSSLRDLTQLNRLDLSNTQVTDLSPLRDLTQLNHLDLRNTQVTDLSSLSVMTQLKSLYLNHMQVTDLSSLRDLTQLNRLDLSNTQVTDLSPLRDLTQLNHLDLRNTQVTDLSPLSVLTQLNRLDLSYTQVTDLSPLSVLTQLNRLDLSYTQVTDLSPLSVLTQLKELYLSYTQITEVLPLKNLTNLTIYTGSREKIDLWKSQGLKVEDDYSDIPF, from the coding sequence ATGTCTTTGTCTCTGGTGGCTTTGAAGATTTTTGCTCCTGCGATCGCTAAAACTCTATTAGAGTCGTTTCATATTGAAACTAAACTATTGAATGCGGTATTGGAAGAGGTAATTGACAATACGAGTGAGGGTGTTTTGAGTTCTGTAGAGGCAAAGAAAGCTAATATCGATCAAATTGCGAAACAGCTTGCCAATGATATCAAGCCCTTATTTGAGCGAGAGGCTCAGAATTTACAGAGAGAGACTAAAAACGCCATTGTGATTTCGGTGGCAGAAACTTTGATTAAGGCGAGATTGTCGGCGGATACTTTGGCGGAGATGAATTTTGATGAGGAACGGCTTAAGGATTATTTGTTGGTGGTCTATCCAGAGGTATTAATAGGGTTTTCTGATAATGCAAAGTCTTTGTATCGGCAGGTAGTTGATTTAGCGAGCAAAAGATTGATTGCTTCGGCTGCCCAGATGCAAGGCTTTGCTTTGAGTGCGGCGGCGGTGACTTTACAGAGACTTGATGAGGTGTTGAGGCAGTTGGCGATCGCTCGCGAATTGGCGAATCAGGCGGCGGATGCGTATGCGAAGAATTATCGGCGCAAGGTTCAGGAGAAATTGGATAAATTAGAGGTGTTTGGATTAGATAGAATCGATAGTCTATCTAGACAGCAAAGCCTGAGTATGGCTTATATCAATCTATCGGCTAATTGTCCTCATGATGAGGATGAAGATGAAAAATCGCCTTTAATGCTGATGGGAGATGATCGCCTTGAGCATGAGTTAGGAAATCGGTCGAGAAGGGTTGATGAGGCTATTTATAATTGTCGGAGGTTGGTGATTCGTGGTAGTGCAGGGGCGGGGAAAAGTACGCTGTTACAATGGATTGCAGTACGGGCAGCAACTCAGACTTTTCCTGAAAACTTGCATCATTGGAATTGTAAGATTCCTTTCTTTATTCGCTTACGGGACTTAGTAGATGAGAAAGTCTCTGTTTCAGGGGAGGTTGCTAAACTTGAATTTCCTACACCAGAGGAGTTTACTAAATTTATTGCTAAGAATTATGCTGATGAGATGCCTAAAAGCTGGGTGCATCAATATCTCAAACGCGGACAGGCTCTAGTTTTAATTGATGGTGTAGATGAGTTGCCCCGACTACAGAGACAAGATTTTTTTGAGGCTCTGAAGGATTTAGTCAGCGATTTTGAGGAAGCTACTTTTATCGTTACATCCCGTCCTTCAGGATTAAAAAATATGCAGGGTGATGAATGGGAGGAATGGGAAGAGTGGGTTAGGTCGAATGGCTTCGCTACTTGGACATTGGAACCAATGAGCATCGCTAATATTGAGGAATTTGTGAAGCGGTGGCATGAGTCTTTGTCTCCTCATCGTGATGAAGATCTGACTCAACTCGCGACAAATTTAAAAACTCAGTTGCGCCAGCGTCCTGAATTGCGAAGACTGGCGGCGACTCCTTTGCTCTGTGCGATGATTTGCGCTTTACATCGCGATCGCCAAGAAAATTTACCAAATGCAAGACTTGTACTTTATCGCGATTGTATTGATATGCTGCTCAATCGGCGTGATCGCGGTCGCAGAATCCCTTTGGATGATACCTATCCACTAGGATTAGATGAAGAGGAAAAAATTGAGTTGCTTCAGGGGCTTGCTTTGAAGTTAATGCGGCTAAATCTCTCGACTTTAGAAGCGGAGCGCGTGGATCGCCATTTTCAGGGTGAATTGAGTAAGACAAGGTTATCTAAAAATATTACAGGTAGGCAGATTCGTGATCTTTTTGTGGATCGATCTGGTCTATTGCGGGAGCCATCGGTTAATCAAATTGATTTTGCCCATCGTACTTTTCAGGAATATTTAGCAGGGAAGGAGGCTCTAGCGGATGAAAGTTTAGAGGAACTATTGGGGCGTGCTACAGATGACCAATGGCGAGAGACGATTATTTTGACTGCGGGTTTAGCGCGTCCCAAGGAACGGGGGATGCTGTTAGATTCATTGATTAATCGCGGTAATAGCGAACCTGACAAACAGCAATATTTGCATTTATTAGCTGTTGCCTGTCTAGAAACCGCTACAACTGTTGATCCAGCAATACGCGAAAAGGTTTTAAGCTGTGCGAAAGCTATACTGCCTCCTAAAGATGATGATGAAGTCCCAATGTTTGCCGCGGTGGGTAATGAGATCATCCCGCTACTCAAATATGAATCTCATTATTCGGCTGAAGAAGCTTGTCGATGTATTAATGTTTTGGTTCAGATTGGTAATAGTGCTGCAATGTTAATGTTGGTGGACTATGCCAAAGCTCGATTTCAAGACGATTATGATAATTATTTGATAGGTCAAGAGATCAGTGAGGGATTTGATGTATTTGAGCAAAGCGCCTATATTTCTGAAGTGCTTACTCAGGTAAGTTTTTTGATGCTGAGCAATCCGCAAGTAACAGACTTATCTTTCTTGCGAGAATTGACTCAGCTAAATTTTTTGATGTTGAGCAACACACAAGTAACGGACGTATCTCCCTTGAGAGAATTGACTCAGCTAAATATTTTGATGTTGAGCAACACACAAGTAACGGACTTATCTCCCTTAAGAGATCTCACTCAGCTAAAAGACTTGTTGTTGGGCAACACGCAAGTAACGGACTTATCTTCCTTGAGTGTTATGACTCAGCTAAAAAGCTTGTATTTGAACCATATGCAAGTAACGGACTTATCTTCCTTGAGAGATCTCACTCAGCTAAATCGTTTGGATTTGAGCAACACGCAAGTAACGGACTTATCTCCCTTGAGAGATCTCACTCAGCTAAATCATTTGGATTTAAGAAATACGCAAGTAACGGACTTATCTTCCTTGAGTGTTATGACTCAGCTAAAAAGCTTGTATTTGAACCATATGCAAGTAACGGACTTATCTTCCTTGAGAGATCTCACTCAGCTAAATCGTTTGGATTTGAGCAACACGCAAGTAACGGACTTATCTCCCTTGAGAGATCTCACTCAGCTAAATCATTTGGATTTAAGAAATACGCAAGTAACGGACTTATCTCCCTTGAGTGTTCTCACTCAGCTAAATCGTTTGGATTTGAGCTACACGCAAGTAACGGACTTATCTCCCTTAAGTGTTCTCACTCAGCTAAATCGTTTGGATTTGAGCTACACGCAAGTAACGGACTTATCTCCCTTGAGTGTTCTCACTCAGCTAAAAGAATTGTATTTGAGCTACACGCAAATAACTGAGGTTCTACCTCTAAAAAATTTAACTAACCTTACAATTTACACGGGTAGTCGGGAAAAAATAGATCTTTGGAAATCTCAGGGTTTAAAAGTAGAAGACGATTATAGCGATATACCATTTTGA
- a CDS encoding DUF433 domain-containing protein: MTATIIDIGTFIVRSPDICGDRPRIAGTRITVGRIATLWKQGLTPEEIAENWGYLSMAQVYAALTYYHANREEIEQALRRDREDYDRLYAEHLATKVIA; encoded by the coding sequence ATGACAGCAACCATTATTGATATTGGCACATTCATCGTTCGCTCTCCTGACATTTGTGGTGATCGTCCTCGCATCGCAGGTACGCGCATTACAGTTGGACGCATCGCGACATTGTGGAAACAAGGTTTAACCCCTGAAGAAATAGCTGAAAACTGGGGATATCTCAGTATGGCGCAGGTCTATGCTGCACTCACTTACTATCATGCAAACCGTGAAGAAATCGAGCAAGCATTACGACGCGATCGGGAAGATTATGATCGCCTATATGCCGAACATCTTGCGACAAAGGTAATTGCATAA